A genomic segment from Syngnathus scovelli strain Florida chromosome 3, RoL_Ssco_1.2, whole genome shotgun sequence encodes:
- the LOC125993624 gene encoding uncharacterized protein: MADSQSLEQLKAKRTSAKRQFSRLANNIVRMHAIMSEEELRDSFKTLIIESSKVMEANEDVETQYLAEMELEEDPDEVPSLSEQQKADIVKTADGCEMKLKELKDLIQRTLWANFGEEEVTMAVEAAEKKVKTVMSLEPDGSKEAFDFLFDYMERLIKRAKELHTQWKCWAPPAEQKDFQLRVRELESVIPKLMSRKAWFIGAKAKEDVERSVSAASISYPTAIRLKPTPLPKFTGIRRDFHRWKRDWEALQRQGEPTGSKEVKKFQLLDSLDEKIMRDLRLMTYNTADDIFRVLENRFGSQTAIAIEIVEEIQRLPAVRGHQPKKVVELIQAVGKALQDLSDLGETDALKNPLVTKSIESKLPDALKKEWLLYAAGRSCPDPEKRFDSLLTFLKSQETIYEQLDQLRDEEPSSRRERPEQRQARTRASSQSSSHLSGCIICGDSKHKRKLYFCKKFRVLRLTEKKEAVRKLGACWKCLEIHDGDNHCRTTFLCKNPECEDQREHHFYLCPNAEPSRGSMAQRRSKGSTVGGGEKGYTEAQEEFFKKLSPELVQQCLDAFCNTVARTSHAAKMHSSLLAESGLVEWPVIMMLLEVTANAGQKIGTLIDLASDTNYITHEAAGQLNLRSEDVTLVVHGVGGMKVLVKTKRYLLKIRITTPKGTLKSHQLVCYGLDRIADIHRHVSAGKLQRFFPDIPLSDLTRPKVIQLLISHKEGQLAPQKIRTVGDLVLWDGPLGKTVAGTHPELFEEVTVSARTSRTHFARSMRTAAVMYEEHTCKVPIQPQRSCVKQLLCEVKNQVEFWFGDVNLRKDRFLRKLIDESDDGYVDLSVVASFNRMKKLTSDTKLIARALKNSSVLEVNLEGDKVRRQLPIGDVPPDVDSRTVYVELLPKDVTHSWIEKVFSKCGTVVYASIPRYKTTNDPKGFALVEFENPEQAQKVIEMLNNPPEDAPRKPGIFPKTKKGKPIKMTEDNPSSGGGGEEEKKKKKKKKKKLLPEEAKVAPMDAEPPVLQQQQQKKKKKQQQGSDAANQKTTGKISGKKRRRSRVVDESEAALPAKIRKLEENDEVEFESNPPLEGEHGKENQEGALVNAKESAGKMQKKVFTSALTRAQVNKDPPDLECRRPPAGIAARNLVDERRFSNLTRLVKVVAQVWRAAKHFAAQSRSLETPKWEAAPFEFTAVDLFGPYQVKDDVRKRVRLKVWGIVFCCMASRAIHTELANTMSTESFLMAYQRFTAIRGHPKKIWSDPGTNFVGAKPVLEELYQFLDGLDRSVMEETSAQNGTSWHWKIQPADSPHRNGAAEAAVRIVKKAFQSLERDSGNLSYSEFQTILQLAANLTNERPIVARMQSHEDTVQYITPNALLLGRASMRGDWKTFDFGRYPYKRLQEMQHQVNIFWRSWSQLTGPNLFVRSKWHTTRRNVAEGDIVWLCDQNALRGHFKLGRVISVNPDSRGIVRDVTLRVVRTSCAPEIRPTTSASKHPTSCIQRDHQSTILHRDVRRLVVLLPVEEQTESPK; this comes from the coding sequence ATGGCCGACTCACAGTCATTGGAGCAGCTCAAAGCCAAGAGGACGTCTGCAAAGCGGCAATTCTCTAGGCTGGCCAACAACATTGTCCGGATGCATGCCATAATGTCTGAAGAGGAGCTCAGAGACAGTTTCAAGACCCTTATAATTGAGTCCAGCAAAGTCATGGAAGCAAATGAGGATGTGGAAACCCAGTACCTTGCAGAGATGGAGCTGGAGGAGGACCCCGATGAAGTTCCCAGTTTGAGCGAACAGCAAAAGGCCGATATTGTGAAAACTGCGGACGGGTGTGAGATGAAACTGAAAGAGCTGAAGGACCTCATTCAAAGGACACTCTGGGCTAACTTCGGAGAAGAGGAAGTGACGATGGCAGTAGAGGCTGCAGAGAAGAAAGTAAAGACTGTGATGTCCCTTGAACCTGATGGAAGTAAAGAGGCCTTTGACTTTCTGTTTGATTACATGGAAAGATTGATTAAGAGAGCAAAGGAGCTGCACACACAGTGGAAGTGTTGGGCCCCTCCCGCCGAGCAGAAAGACTTCCAATTGCGTGTGAGGGAGCTTGAAAGCGTCATTCCCAAGTTAATGTCCAGAAAAGCATGGTTCATTGGAGCAAAAGCTAAAGAAGATGTTGAAAGAAGTGTAAGTGCGGCTTCCATCAGCTACCCAACAGCCATTAGGCTAAAGCCAACCCCCCTCCCCAAGTTCACTGGCATCAGGCGAGACTTTCATCGCTGGAAAAGAGACTGGGAGGCCCTTCAGAGGCAAGGAGAGCCCACTGGGTCAAAAGAAGTTAAAAAGTTCCAGCTCCTTGACAGTTTGGATGAGAAAATAATGAGAGATCTTCGGCTGATGACCTATAACACAGCAGACGACATCTTTCGGGTCCTGGAGAACCGGTTTGGAAGTCAAACAGCGATCGCCATTGAAATAGTGGAGGAGATCCAGAGACTTCCAGCTGTTAGAGGCCACCagcccaagaaagttgttgagctCATCCAAGCTGTTGGAAAAGCCCTTCAAGATCTGAGTGACCTTGGTGAAACTGATGCTTTAAAGAATCCTCTGGTTACAAAGTCAATAGAAAGCAAGCTTCCTGATGCATTGAAGAAAGAGTGGCTTCTCTATGCAGCTGGGAGAAGTTGTCCTGATCCAGAGAAGCGGTTTGACAGTCTTCTGACCTTCCTCAAGAGTCAAGAAACCATTTATGAACAGCTGGACCAGTTGAGGGATGAAGAGCCATCATCCAGGAGAGAGCGGCCTGAGCAAAGGCAAGCCAGAACTAGAGCCTCAAGCCAGTCAAGTAGCCACCTCTCAGGATGCATCATCTGTGGGGACAGTAAGCATAAGAGGAAGCTGTATTTCTGCAAGAAGTTCCGGGTGCTCAGGCTCACAGAGAAAAAGGAGGCAGTGCGGAAATTGGGCGCCTGCTGGAAATGCCTAGAGATCCATGATGGTGATAATCACTGCAGGACAACATTCCTGTGTAAAAATCCTGAGTGCGAGGATCAACGAGAGCATCATTTCTACCTGTGTCCCAATGCTGAACCATCCAGAGGCAGCATGGCCCAAAGGAGGAGCAAAGGCAGCACAGTGGGAGGTGGCGAGAAGGGTTACACCGAGGCCCAAGAAGAATTCTTCAAAAAGCTCTCACCTGAATTAGTCCAACAGTGCCTGGACGCATTCTGCAACACAGTAGCAAGAACCTCCCACGCTGCGAAGATGCACTCAAGTCTCCTGGCAGAGAGCGGCCTAGTGGAGTGGCCGGTCATCATGATGCTGCTGGAGGTAACTGCCAATGCTGGGCAGAAAATTGGGACTTTGATCGACCTAGCATCCGATACCAACTATATCACCCATGAAGCCGCAGGGCAGCTCAATCTTAGAAGTGAAGACGTCACGCTTGTGGTTCATGGCGTGGGAGGCATGAAAGTCTTGGTCAAAACCAAACGATACCTCCTAAAAATCCGTATCACCACCCCAAAAGGCACTCTCAAGTCCCACCAGCTAGTTTGTTACGGCTTAGACCGCATAGCAGACATCCACAGGCATGTGTCAGCCGGAAAACTGCAAAGGTTCTTCCCAGACATCCCACTTAGTGACCTGACAAGACCAAAAGTGATCCAGCTTCTTATAAGTCACAAAGAGGGGCAGCTGGCTCCACAGAAAATCCGCACGGTGGGGGACCTCGTGCTGTGGGACGGACCACTAGGGAAAACAGTTGCAGGCACCCATCCTGAGTTGTTTGAGGAGGTCACTGTCTCAGCCCGCACGTCAAGGACGCACTTTGCTAGATCTATGAGGACTGCTGCTGTGATGTATGAAGAACACACCTGCAAAGTCCCCATTCAACCTCAGAGATCCTGCGTCAAGCAGCTGCTGTGCGAAGTGAAAAACCAAGTGGAATTCTGGTTCGGAGACGTCAACCTCCGCAAGGACCGCTTTCTGAGAAAGCTCATTGACGAGTCGGATGACGGCTATGTTGATTTATCCGTGGTGGCGAGCTTCAATCGCATGAAGAAGCTGACGAGCGACACTAAACTGATCGCCCGGGCTCTGAAGAATTCTTCCGTACTGGAGGTGAATTTAGAGGGTGATAAAGTGAGACGGCAACTTCCCATCGGAGATGTTCCACCTGACGTGGACAGCCGCACAGTCTACGTGGAGCTCCTGCCCAAGGACGTGACTCACAGCTGGATCGAGAAGGTCTTCTCTAAATGCGGGACCGTCGTTTACGCCAGCATCCCCAGATACAAAACCACCAACGATCCCAAAGGCTTTGCCCTTGTGGAGTTCGAGAACCCAGAGCAAGCCCAAAAAGTCATTGAGATGCTCAATAACCCTCCTGAAGATGCTCCTAGGAAGCCGGGAATATTTCCCAAGACTAAGAAGGGGAAGCCCATCAAGATGACTGAAGACAATCCATCTTCAGGTGGCGGCggggaggaagagaagaaaaagaaaaagaagaagaaaaagaagctgctgCCAGAGGAGGCCAAAGTGGCGCCGATGGACGCCGAGCCGCCAGttctgcagcagcaacagcagaagaagaaaaagaagcagcagcaagGCTCAGATGCCGCAAATCAGAAGACGACGGGTAAAATCTCGGGGAAGAAAAGACGCCGCTCGCGGGTGGTGGACGAATCGGAAGCGGCGCTGCCCGCCAAGATTAGGAAGCTCGAGGAGAACGATGAGGTCGAGTTTGAGAGCAATCCGCCACTAGAGGGCGAGCATGGGAAAGAAAACCAAGAAGGCGCGCTGGTCAATGCAAAAGAGAGTGCCGGGAAGATGCAGAAGAAAGTATTTACATCTGCACTCACAAGAGCTCAGGTGAATAAAGACCCACCAGATCTTGAGTGCCGGAGGCCACCTGCTGGCATTGCTGCCCGAAACCTGGTGGATGAAAGACGGTTCAGCAACCTGACCCGCCTGGTTAAGGTTGTCGCCCAGGTCTGGAGGGCAGCAAAGCATTTTGCAGCTCAAAGTAGGAGCCTGGAAACGCCAAAGTGGGAGGCAGCTCCATTTGAGTTCACAGCAGTTGACCTGTTTGGACCATATCAGGTCAAAGATGATGTGAGGAAAAGAGTCAGGTTGAAAGTTTGGGGAATTGTATTCTGCTGTATGGCCAGTAGAGCAATCCACACTGAGCTGGCCAACACCATGTCGACTGAAAGCTTCCTGATGGCTTATCAGAGATTTACAGCAATTCGAGGACATCCTAAGAAGATTTGGTCTGATCCAGGAACGAATTTCGTTGGAGCCAAACCTGTTCTGGAGGAGCTGTATCAATTTCTAGATGGGCTGGACAGATCTGTTATGGAGGAGACGTCAGCTCAAAATGGAACCAGCTGGCACTGGAAGATTCAGCCAGCGGATTCACCTCACCGAAACGGCGCTGCCGAAGCAGCTGTTCGGATTGTGAAAAAGGCATTCCAGAGCCTGGAGAGGGACTCGGGGAATCTTAGCTACAGCGAATTTCAGACGATCCTTCAGCTTGCTGCGAATCTTACAAATGAGCGCCCCATTGTTGCGAGGATGCAGAGCCATGAAGACACTGTGCAGTACATCACACCCAATGCACTCCTGTTGGGACGAGCATCAATGAGAGGTGACTGGAAAACATTCGACTTTGGAAGGTACCCTTATAAGAGACTGCAGGAAATGCAACATCAGGTTAACATATTCTGGAGGTCCTGGAGCCAACTCACCGGTCCTAATCTTTTTGTGAGGAGTAAATGGCACACCACACGGAGGAACGTCGCAGAAGGAGATATTGTTTGGCTGTGTGACCAAAATGCGTTGAGGGGCCACTTTAAGCTTGGGAGAGTCATCAGTGTCAACCCAGACTCCCGTGGCATCGTACGGGATGTGACACTCAGAGTTGTGAGAACCTCCTGCGCCCCTGAGATTAGACCCACAACATCAGCATCCAAGCATCCTACATCCTGCATCCAGAGGGATCATCAGTCCACAATTCTTCACCGGGATGTCCGACGACTGGTGGTTTTGCTACCAGTGGAAGAGCAGACAGAAAGCCCGAAATAG